GTCCAGCATGGCCTGAACCGAATCAACCGTATGCCTTAAGACCCACGGATTGACCTGAGCGGTAATGGCACCGAGTAATGTCAGGAAAAGTGCAAAGATAATCTGGCGGTAATAGGGTTTTACATACGGCTGCAAACGTTGAAATATTTCCCAGATACTCATACCTCAATTATTTTGGACGGATGGCCCAGTTTTGCTTCAATTTCCGGGCCATGGTTAAGCTGCCCGTAGCTTGTTTATTTTTTCCCAGATCGTTTGATCGGCCGGCCGTACTTTCTCATTTTTTCTTCGGCGTGGTTGCGGCGGACGTTTACTTTCTGATTCTTTGCTTTTTTTTCATGGAAGGCGGGCCCCACATCTTCCGGTTTCGGCCTTTTCGGCTCAATCGACTTCATGAAAATCTTCGGCTGTTCATCTTCAGTAAGCACTTCTGAAATTTTCAGATTTTCGGGTAATGGCAGTTCAGGAATCTGGTAATTCATCAACTCTTCAATATTATCCCTGAATTCTTTTTCCGCTTCGGTAATAAATGAAATGGCAATGCCTCTTTTATCAGCACGTCCTGTTCTTCCGATCCTGTGAATATAATTTTCAGGTGTTTCGGGAATGTCAAAGTTGATCACGTGGGATACCTCTGCCACATCCAGTCCGCGGGCAATGATATCGGTTGCAATAATGATCCTGAAATTTCCTTCCTGAAACTGCCTGACGGTATTGAATCTGTTGTTTTGTTCCTTGTTGGAATGTATTACGCCCACTTTGTTCAGGTATGCCACCTCCATTTGTGCAAAAAGCTGGTCGGCCAGCTTTTTTGTGGCGGTAAATACGAGGACTTTGGTCATATCCTCGTTTTCTTCCAGCAACAGATCCAGCAGATTTACCTTTGTATAAAAATTAGGCACCAGATAGGCTCTCTGTTCAATGTTTTCCAAGGGGGTACCGGCTGGAGCCGCCTCCACCCGCACGGGATTGTTGAAATAGGTTTTCATGAGCAGCTCCACATGCTGGGTAATGGTGGCAGAAAACAGCAGATTCTGCCGACGCTGAGGGATCAGGTCCAGTATATTGGTAAGCTGTGCCCTAAAACCCAGGTTCAGCATTTCGTCCACTTCATCAATAATCAGTTTTTTAACAGCTTTCACTTTAAGGGAGCCGTTCATGATGAGATCCACCAGGCGCCCGGGTGTGGCAACAATAATATCGGCGCCGTTTTTCACTTCGGCCATCTGAATTTTGATATTCCCTCCGCCGTAAACCCCCACCGTTTCCACGGTCATGTAAGCGCTGAGTTTTTTTGTCTCTTCCATCACCTGCACCACGAGTTCCCGTGTGGGGACAATGATCAGCAGCTGTGGCAACCTTTCTTTGGAAAACTGAAGCTGGCGCAATGAAGGCAGCAGATAGGCAAATGTTTTGCCGGTTCCGGTTTGGGCAATGCCGCAAACATCCTGTCCGGACATAGTCACAGAAAATACTTTTTGCTGTATGGTAGTGGGTGTGGTATAACCTAAATCCGCAAGTGCATTGAGCAGTGGTTTGGTCAGGTTGAGGTCTTCAAAAGTCATTACAGTTCTGATAAATAAGATACAAAGGTAAGATTTTATAGTTGGAACACCGTTTTCTCCTTTTCATAAAACAAAGCCCGGAACCTGGGGGCTATGCGCCTCGGGGTTCCGGACTTTATCTGGTTTTTATTTATTCTGAAGTGTGAATGTCAAAAATCTCAGTGGCTCATCTTGTTCTTAGCTTACCTGTTCTGCTGTTGTAAGTTCCCAGCGGGAAGCTCAACCCCACGTTAATACCCCAATTATGATTGTAAACTCTGTTATTGGGGATGCGGCTTACGTCCAGTAGGCCAAGTCCGTACCGGGCGTCCAGATTGAGCCAGATCTTATTCTGGAGCTGGTAATTAAGTCCGCCGCCAAAGGTGAGGCCAAGGTCAAAAGGGTTGTAAACAGGATCGTTCCTTTCTCCATTAATATTCTTGCCATCCTTATCAGTAGCGGCAAGAAGGAAATTGGCATTGGGGCCAAGAAACAATTTGGGTCGAAGACGGTCTCCGTACTTACCAAAAAAGAAGGTAGCCAGAAGAGGTACCTGAATATAGTGCAGGTTTACTTCGTTGGTTTTATTGTTAACCTTTGCGCCGAGCTGTGTGTACAGGAGCTGGCCGCTGAAACCAAATCCGCTCCGGGAGCTGTAGTTATAGAATCCGCCGACGGTTAGTCCGGGTTTCCAGTTGTTATTGGAGATATCTCCCCGAAAATTAGCGATTGAAACTCCCGCGATCGGGCCTATCGAGACATTCTCCTGGGCGTGTAACTGTGAGGCAATTAAAAGGCCTGTGATTAATAAAATAATGCTATTTTTCATAAGACGCTGGTGGTC
This portion of the Dyadobacter sp. CECT 9275 genome encodes:
- a CDS encoding DEAD/DEAH box helicase, whose amino-acid sequence is MTFEDLNLTKPLLNALADLGYTTPTTIQQKVFSVTMSGQDVCGIAQTGTGKTFAYLLPSLRQLQFSKERLPQLLIIVPTRELVVQVMEETKKLSAYMTVETVGVYGGGNIKIQMAEVKNGADIIVATPGRLVDLIMNGSLKVKAVKKLIIDEVDEMLNLGFRAQLTNILDLIPQRRQNLLFSATITQHVELLMKTYFNNPVRVEAAPAGTPLENIEQRAYLVPNFYTKVNLLDLLLEENEDMTKVLVFTATKKLADQLFAQMEVAYLNKVGVIHSNKEQNNRFNTVRQFQEGNFRIIIATDIIARGLDVAEVSHVINFDIPETPENYIHRIGRTGRADKRGIAISFITEAEKEFRDNIEELMNYQIPELPLPENLKISEVLTEDEQPKIFMKSIEPKRPKPEDVGPAFHEKKAKNQKVNVRRNHAEEKMRKYGRPIKRSGKK
- a CDS encoding porin family protein gives rise to the protein MKNSIILLITGLLIASQLHAQENVSIGPIAGVSIANFRGDISNNNWKPGLTVGGFYNYSSRSGFGFSGQLLYTQLGAKVNNKTNEVNLHYIQVPLLATFFFGKYGDRLRPKLFLGPNANFLLAATDKDGKNINGERNDPVYNPFDLGLTFGGGLNYQLQNKIWLNLDARYGLGLLDVSRIPNNRVYNHNWGINVGLSFPLGTYNSRTGKLRTR